In the Festucalex cinctus isolate MCC-2025b chromosome 10, RoL_Fcin_1.0, whole genome shotgun sequence genome, one interval contains:
- the LOC144027008 gene encoding cortexin-1-like: MNTFPSFSSPPPNTPTIQSVCKPCLRAPWRMSDGPTLDYELLLSPAGSSLPGGAGGSGGGSGSPPLALVGVDAEQRTALAFVGLLMLFLVFLLVRCFRILLDPYSRMPASSWTDHKEGLERGQFDYALV; this comes from the coding sequence ATGAACACCTTCCCTTCCTTCTCCTCACCTCCCCCCAATACACCAACCATCCAGTCGGTGTGCAAGCCCTGCCTCCGGGCCCCGTGGAGGATGAGCGATGGGCCCACGCTGGACTACGAGTTGCTGCTGTCCCCGGCCGGCTCCTCCCTGCCCGGCGGCGCTGGCGgtagcggcggcggcagcggcagccCGCCGCTGGCCTTGGTGGGCGTGGACGCCGAGCAGCGCACGGCTTTGGCCTTCGTGGGCCTCCTCATGCTCTTCCTGGTCTTCCTGCTGGTCAGGTGCTTCAGGATCCTGCTGGACCCCTACAGTCGCATGCCCGCATCATCCTGGACTGACCACAAGGAGGGGCTGGAAAGGGGTCAGTTTGATTACGCGTTGGTGTAG